The following proteins come from a genomic window of Kwoniella bestiolae CBS 10118 chromosome 3, complete sequence:
- a CDS encoding 40S ribosomal protein eS1 codes for MAVGKNKRLSKGKKGIKKKVVDPFSRKEWYDIKAPSFFENRNAGKTLVNRTQGLKNANDSLKGRVVELSLADLNNDQEQGFRKIKLKVEDVSGKNCLTSFAGMDFTTDKIRSVVRKWQSLIEAHVDVKTTDGYLLRLFAIGFTKRQFNQVKKTTYAQSSQVREIRAKMVEIMKREAEGSDLKELVQKFVPESIGREIEKAAKGIYPLHNVYVRKCKIIKAPKIDASKLLEQHGEATDANTGAKVVKSGEFVEPEVLESV; via the exons ATGGCCGTAGGAAAAAACAAGAGGTTGTccaaaggaaagaagggtatcaagaagaaggttgtCGACCCCTTCTCCCGAAAGG AATGGTACGACATCAAGGCCCCTTCGTTCTTCGAGAACCGAAATGCCGGTAAAACTCTTGTAAACCGAACACAAGGTCTTA AAAACGCCAACGATTCCCTCAAAGGCCGAGTTGTCGAACTTTCTCTTGCCGATCTTAACAACGACCAAGAGCAAGGTTTCCgaaagatcaagttgaaggttgaggatgtcTCC GGAAAGAACTGTCTCACCTCGTTCGCCGGAATGGACTTCACCACCGACAAGATCCGATCCGTCGTCCGAAAATGGCAATCATTAATCGAAGCTCACGTTGACGTCAAGACCACCGACGGATACTTGTTGAGATTGTTCGCCATTGGTTTCACCAAGAGACAATTCAACCAAGTCAAGAAGACCACCTACGCCCAATCCTCTCAAGTACGAGAGATCCGAGCCAAGATGGTTGAGATCATGAAGAGAGAGGCTGAAGGTTCAGACTTGAAGGAGTTGGTTCAGAAATTCGTTCCTGAATCAATCGGTAGAGAGATCGAAAAAGCTgccaag GGCATCTACCCTCTTCACAACGTCTACGTAAGAAAGtgcaagatcatcaaggCCCCCAAGATTGATGCTTCCAAGCTTCTCGAACAACACGGTGAAGCCACCGACGCCAACACCGGTGCCAAGGTAGTCAAGTCAGGAGAATTCGTCGAACCCGAGGTACTCGAGTCCGTATAA